The DNA sequence TTCACACATCTTTTACCACAGGATAAGGTAAGTAAACTTCAAGAGATCATAAAGAGATCTAAGAAGAAAGTTATATTTGTTGGGGATGGAATAAATGATGCACCTGTTCTTTCAATAGCTGATATAGGAGTAGCTATGGGAGGAGTTGGAAGTGATCTAGCTGTAGAGACTGCAGATGTTGTTATAATGAAAGATGAACCTTCTAAAATAGTAGAGCTTTTAAAGATTGCCAATATTAATAAAAAGGTAGTTATTCAAAATATAGTTTTTGCACTTGGAATAAAAATCTTAGTTATGATATTAGGTGTTTTAGGATTTGCTAATATGTGGATGGCTATATTCTCAGATGTAGGTGTTTCTCTTCTAGCTGTATTAAATGCTTCTTTGGGAGTAAAGAGATATATGAAATAAAAAAAAGCTGATAGAAAATTTTCTATCAGCTTTTTAAATATCTATTTTCTTTCTAATTTAAATCCAGCTAATTTATTAACTATTATTGCAATAGCACCATCACCAGTAACATTACAAGCAGTACCAAAACTATCTTGAGTTAGATATAGAGCTATCATAAGAGAAGTCAACTCTGGACCAAATCCTAACATACTCTCTAACAATCCAAGAGCAGCCATTACAGCTCCACCAGGAACTCCAGGGGCAGCTACCATTGTAACACCTAACATTAGAATAAATCCAAACATTCCAGAGAAAGTTATTGGCATACCATTTAACATCATTACTGCCATAGAACAACTTACTAAAGTGATAGTACTTCCTGATAGGTGTATAGTAGCACATAGTGGAATAGTGAAATCTGCTATACCATCATTTACTCCATTAGCTTTTGTTTGATTTAAAGTAACAGGAATAGTTGCTGCAGATGATTGAGTACCAATAGCTGTAAAGTATGCTGGTAACATTCTTCTTATTAGTGCAATTGGATTTCCTCCTGCCAAGCTTCCAGCTATTGTATATTGTACTAATAGAATTACATAGTGAAGTACGATTATAATACCAAATACTTTTGCAAATACAGACATTATTTTTACAATCTCACCAGCATATGTCATATTAGCAAATATACCAGCTATATATAGTGGTAAGAATGGAATTATTATCTTAGTAATTATCCCTTCTACTATTGTTTGTATCTCATTCATAAAGTTTTTAATAGTGTTTCCCTCAACTATTGCTATACCAATTCCTAAAATAAATGCCATTAAAAGAGCTGTCATAACTCCCATAATAGGTGGCATATCTACAC is a window from the Fusobacterium sp. SYSU M8D902 genome containing:
- a CDS encoding dicarboxylate/amino acid:cation symporter, with product MKKLGLLPRLILGLIVGIILGKVGNVPLLRIMVTFNGIFGNFLQFVIPLIILGFVAPGIGDLGKKAGKLLGITTVLAYGSTIIAGSLAYFTNSVLLTKILPKAGDMISGNNPEAGLLKGYISVDMPPIMGVMTALLMAFILGIGIAIVEGNTIKNFMNEIQTIVEGIITKIIIPFLPLYIAGIFANMTYAGEIVKIMSVFAKVFGIIIVLHYVILLVQYTIAGSLAGGNPIALIRRMLPAYFTAIGTQSSAATIPVTLNQTKANGVNDGIADFTIPLCATIHLSGSTITLVSCSMAVMMLNGMPITFSGMFGFILMLGVTMVAAPGVPGGAVMAALGLLESMLGFGPELTSLMIALYLTQDSFGTACNVTGDGAIAIIVNKLAGFKLERK